The Novipirellula aureliae genome segment CGAAGGAGATTTACAATGAAGAAGAATTGGATGATGAGTTTGAGTGGTTTGTCTTTGGCCTTTTTGGTTAGCGGCACACTGGCAATCAGCGGATGTGGAAACAGCGAAACAGCATCCGATGGTGCTGCCGGATCCGGCTCACCCGCCGTGACCAATGTTGACAACAGCCACGGCGGTTGGTGGTGCGTAGAGCATGGTGTGCCCGAAGAAGAATGTGCGTTGTGCGACAAAACATTGGTGTCAAAGTATAAGGACGCGGATGATTGGTGTGACGAACATGCCCGTCCCGAGTCACAGTGCTTCCTATGCAGCCCGGCGAGGTTCGATAAGTTCGCCGCCCGCTACGAAGCAAAGACCGGTCACAAACCGCCCCAACCCGAGGAGTGAGTAGCGTAGTACTAGTAGTGGTGGTGGCTTCCAGCCGCCGTAGACAATAGAAAAGAGGAAGGGAAATGACCGACTGCGGATGTGAATTTGAGGCAACCGATGACGACCAGCGGCGAACGCTACGGATCGTCTTAGCGATCAATGCGCTGATGTTTCTTGCAGAGTTCACGGCGGGGGTGATTGCTCGGTCGACCGGTTTGACCGCGGACTCGCTCGACATGTTGGCTGACGCCAGCGTCTATGCCGTCAGTCTGTATGCGGTCGGAAGAGCGGCAAACATTCGCAGACGTGCGGCGACTTCGAGTGGAGTTCTGCAAATGGTTCTCGGCGTCGGGGTGCTGATCGAAGCACTCCGGCGTTTCCGTTCCGGCAGCGATCCCGTCGGCTGGGCGATGATAGGCACGGGCGTAGTCGCACTAATCGCTAACGCCTACTGCTTAAAACTATTGTGGAAGCATCGAGGCGGCGATGTCAACTTTCGTGCTTCGTTCATTTTCTCGGCCAACGATGTGATCGCAAACGCTGGCGTAATCGTCTCCGGTCTCCTTGTCATGCTGCTGAGTTCCCAAATCCCCGACCTTGTCATCGGCATGGTCATC includes the following:
- a CDS encoding RND transporter → MKKNWMMSLSGLSLAFLVSGTLAISGCGNSETASDGAAGSGSPAVTNVDNSHGGWWCVEHGVPEEECALCDKTLVSKYKDADDWCDEHARPESQCFLCSPARFDKFAARYEAKTGHKPPQPEE
- a CDS encoding cation transporter, which gives rise to MTDCGCEFEATDDDQRRTLRIVLAINALMFLAEFTAGVIARSTGLTADSLDMLADASVYAVSLYAVGRAANIRRRAATSSGVLQMVLGVGVLIEALRRFRSGSDPVGWAMIGTGVVALIANAYCLKLLWKHRGGDVNFRASFIFSANDVIANAGVIVSGLLVMLLSSQIPDLVIGMVIAIVVIRGGVKILREANCEAD